GGGAATATATCCTTGAATCCGGCTGCGAGATACATTACGGTTCAAAGCTGACGCACATACTTGTATCTGGCGGCAAAGCGGCCGGCGTAGTGATAAACAACGAAAATGAATATAATTCTTCAAGGATATATCTTGCTATCGGCCATTCAGCAAGAGACACATTTGAGATGCTTCACAAAAAGGGTATATGCTTAGAGCAGAAACCCATATCCGTAGGCCTGAGGATAGAGCACCCTGTTAAGATCATTAATTCAATAAGGCGCGCCGGTGAGATAAAAGATCCGTCTTCTATTGAAGCTTCCAACTATTCTTTCACCTATATGGACCGCAAAGCAAAAAGGGGAGTACATACTTTCTGCATGTGCCCCGGCGGAGAAATAGTAAATGCCTCATCCGAGAATGGGCTGCTGGTTTTAAACGGGATGAGCTATTCAACAAGGTCATCAGCCTATTCAAACTCCGCACTTGTCGTAACCTGCAATACTGAAGATTACACATCACCGGGCCCGTTAGCAGGGATCGAATTCCAGAGAGCTATCGAGCTGAAAGCTTTTATACAGGGCGGAGGAAAATGGCATGCACCTGCCCAGAACTTAATTGATTTTATGCTGGGTAGGATATCTTCTAATTTAAATGCAAACTCGTATAAAATGGGAGTAGTTTCAGCAAACCTGAAAGATATATTTCCGCAGTTCATCATAGATATGCTTTTCTCTGCATTTAATTATTGGAAAAAAGAATATCCTTTATTTGTTTCGGAGGAAGCCATACTTTTAGGAGCAGAAACAAGGACTTCCTGCCCTTTAATAATAAAGCGTAACGATGCTTATGAATCAGAAAATACAGAAAACCTGTTCCCTATCGGTGAGGGATCGGGCTATGCAGGCGGCATAACAAGTTCAGCTGCAGATGCCATAAAAGCTGTTGAAGCGAGCATTGATAAAACGTGACAAATAATATAAAATGGAATATTATTACCTACCCGCGAAAGCGGGTATCCAGCAGTTAAAACTTGTGCCGCTATGGATTCCTGCTTTCGCAGGAATGACAACCAAGGCTATTTCTAATCTAAAAAAGCTAATTCGAAAGAACCTGCTGTCCAATTTGGACATGTATGATATTAGAATAAAACTTGACTCGAATGAGCATGTGGAGGTAGAATGAACAATAAACGCAGGCAATATCTTATTGACAAGGATTTTCAATTACCGTTTATTGTGCGGAATATTATACATATTCTTATTTACGCCGTTTTGATTTTTTTAATTGTTATCGGCTGGAACAGGTTCCAGTGCAAACAGGATTACCTGATGCTTACTCCGGACAGCGATAAGCTGCAAGCTTGGGCAGCAAAGAATAATGTTGCACCGGATAGTATTACCTATGCTTGCCAATTCATAGTTCAGGCAAAAGAGTACACTTTTACGCGCATCATCACAAAGCCTCTCCTTGCAGCCGTGCTTATTAATGCCCTGGTCTCTATCGTGACGAATCTTTACTTTTCGCACCGTATAGCAGGCCCGGTATTTAAGATAAAAAAAGCATTGAGGGATAAAATCGAAGGGAAAGAAGTAAGACCTATCCAGTTAAGAAAACACGATTATTTCACTGAACTTGCAGATATGACCAATGAAGCGTTTGGTTTTAGAAAAAGACAAGACGGGGACATTGTTTGATAATACGATATTTAAAAGGGCTATGAGTTACATATATTTTGTCGATAAAAATTAAACCCGGATTTTGCAACAGGCATGAAGAACCGAGACGCAAAAGATGGGTATTTTTGCTAAGCAAAATAGTTTGAGAATACCGTTGTGTATTTGAAAACTATTTTGTGACGCAAAAATGCCTTGATTTTGTGTCGAATTCCATGTCCTGTTGCAAATTCCGGGGTTAAATCACGTATCACAAAATTCGCAGCAAAAGGAGAAACGTAACATGTCTATTTTCAGTGAAGGGGAGTACAAGGGTAATCCAATGGTTGTCATAAAGAATGCAGAGGAAGACAAGTTCCCGTTTTCATTCGGCTTAAAAAAAGCCAAGCTTGTCGTAGAACATATCGAAGAAATTAAGAAGTTTGTAGAAAAATACGACCTAAATAGTTAATAAGTATCGGTGTAAAACTTGACTGCTTTAACTTAAAAATTGAAATCTATACAATAAAAACCTGGCGTAAAATTGTTGGAATATTTCAAAATCAGGAATACAAAGTGAATAATAGAAATACTGTATTAGCACTCATTATAGCGGCTATTTTTGTGTTACATATTGCCAATGCCTTATATCAAGGGAAAATGCTTCCCAACTGTGCAAGGACTAATGATGAGGGAATGAATTCCTGGGATATGCAATTCACAGATCCGTTTAGCGTAAATACAAGTTATCCGCCTTTATATGGATTTAACAGCTACTTTATAGAGAAACTAGTAGGCAAGAACTGGACTTTGCTGTATGTCTTCAACAATTCGATGTATTTTCTATTGCTTCTAATATTTCTTTACCTCCTCGGCAAAGCGGTAAAGGATACAGAGACAGGCTTGCTTTCTGCCTTGATAGTTTCATTGTACCCCTTGGTCGCTGCAGGCTATAACCGGTACTGTATGGATTTTGCCCTGTTATCCCTTATTGTGATCTTTCTTTATTTTCTTTACAGGTCTGACTATTTCTTAAATACCGGATATAGCGTCCTTGCAGGGGTTGCGGTAGTTTATGGTGTCATGCTTAAAGAGTCTTTCCCTGCTTTCATCGCAGGCCCGGTTTTATATGTTTTTTACCAATCGCTTAAAGACATTTTGAGAAGAAGCTTCAAACGAATTATTACGATCTCTGTTATTTTTATTTCTACAGTAGCGGTAGCTATATCCTTTTTCGGGTTTAACTACTTCTATTTTTTGTTCTGGCAATCCATGTTATTAGAACCAGTCAATCATGTCTGGACCGGGTTTGGGACGTTCCTGTTTTATCATATCAGGTTGTTCTGGATAGGTCTTTGGGAAAGCCAGCTATCCATTCCCTTCTTCTTGCTACTGATACCCGGAATATACTGTTTTGCAAAAGAAAAAGACACCCGCTTACAGATAACTGTTTTTTCTTCAATAATCATACCCAATTTATTCGTAATGCTGATGCCGCACTGGAAGTCGGAAAGACACCTCCTGCCCCAACTTGCAGTCTTAGCATTTATCAGTGCTTTTAGCCTCAGAAAGTTAATTGACAGCTATTCCGGAAAGGCTATTATATCATTATTAATTATAGTAGGGATCTTGCAGGTATATGACTTTACCTATGATAAAATTGGGCTTTCAAAACTTGAATATAAAAGTTTTTATTATTGGCATACGGAATACATGGAATTATCGGTTAATACCAAGCTTAAGAAGACTGAAACGTGCATAAATATCTTCAAAGCACTGCTGGACAATATCAATGAAACGGAACGAACCGGTATAAAAAAGAACAAATATAAAGTGCTTGTTCTGCCTGCTCATGCAATGGATAGTAAGGGGATAGTTTTACTGCATTCATATTTTCTTTTTAATTTAGGCAAATATGTTAAAGATAAGGATTATTATAGCCTTGTCAGGCGTTTGAACGCTTCCGGAGACAAAACAGTAGGTATCGACTATATCATACAGGCGGCAACTAAAGACTCAAAACGTGAATCCTTATATAATTTGAATATGCTTGAGCAAATACTTAGAGAAACCGCCGAAAATGCTTCTGGCCAGGTTGACCTTAAAATAATGGAAAATAAATGGGCCAGCCTTGTAAAAAACTTTGAAGACCGAGGATTAATTTACAGGGGCAAAGAATATGATTTTTATCTTTATCAGCGTAGAGCGATATCAAGTTATATGCAGTTTTTCGTGCTGCCTCTAAAGATATATGGCGTTGCCAAATAATAATGTTTAAAAAATGCGCACAATAAATCTATCTTATAAAGGAGAAATTATGTCTATCCTAACTGAAGGGGAGTATAAGGGTAACCCGATGATCGTTATCAAGAACGCTGAAGAAGACAAGTTCCCGTTTTCATTCGGCTTAAAAAAAGCCAAGCTTGTCGTAGAACATATCGAAGAAATTAAGAAGTTTGTAGAAAAATACGACAAATAGCTTAGTTTCCCAAAACCTCACATCCAGAGTTCATATTTCAAACAACACAATATTGCTTGCAGATTGGATTTTATAATGAAATCAAAAAGAAAAGGTTTGATAGCTTTTGGAAGGCCTTTAATAGAAAACGATGAAATTAAAGAAGTTGTAAAAACTTTAAAATCAGGTTGGATAACTACCGGGCCAAAAGTAGCCGAATTTGAAAATTTGTTTAAAGAGTATGTGGGTTCAAAATATGCCTTAGCGGTAAACTCATGCACCTCCGGCTTGCATCTTGCCCTCTTGGTTGCGGGTATAAGGCCGGGAGATGAAGTAATAACATCACCTATGACCTTTGCTGCAACAGCTAATCAAATAATACATGCCGGTGCCGTTCCTGTCTTTGCGGATATCGACAGGAATTCAATGAACATCGATCCTAAAGAAATCGAAAAAAAGATAACCGGCCGGACCAAGGCGATTTTGCCTGTACATTTTGCCGGAAGGGCCTGTGATATGGACGCTATATTGCGTATAGCAAAAAAATATAACTTTATAATTCTAAATGACGCAGCCCATGCAATAGAAACTAAATATAAGGGAAAGAATATAGGGTGTTATGGTAATATAACGGTTTACAGTTTTCATGCAACAAAGAATATCACAACAGGTGAAGGCGGTATGGTAACGACAAACAATAAAGAATATGCAAAAAAAATCAAGATGTACGGCTTTCATGGAATAAATAAAGATTCAACAAAAAGATATTCATTCAATAAATATAACCACTATTCGGTATCCTATCCCGGGTATAAATACAATATGATGGACATACAGGCGAGCCTTGGTATTCGCCAATTAAAAAAGATAGAAAGATATTCAAGAATAAGAAAATATATTTGGGATAAGTACAACGATGCGTTTAAGGATTTGCCTTGCTCTACCCCAAAAGAGGCAGAACCTCTGACAAGGCATGCATATCATCTCTATAATCTTTTAATAGATGTTGATAGTTTAAAAACCAGCCGCGACAGGATACTTAATGAACTTATTAATGAAAACATAGGCGCCGGCGTTCATTATCTCGCTTTGCACCTTCATGAATTCTACGCTAAAACCTTCGGCTATAAAAGAGGGGATTTTCCAAATGCGGAATATATCTCTGACAGGACTATTTCATTGCCTTTGTCTCCCGGATTAACGAATAAGAACGTAAATGATATCATAAGAAAAGTAAAAAAGGTTTTAAATTCACACAAAAGATGAGGGTATTTTGAATTACGACGTAAGCATAATAATAACAAGCTATAACGAAGAAAACCTGCTCGAGGCTGGCGTAAATGAAATTATTAAGGTAATGGAACAGTCCGGGTATTCCCACGAGCTTATATTTATAGACGACTGCAGTTCGGACAAAACAAGATATTTAATTTTAAAGCTAGTAAAAGATAAACCGAATAGGAGCTATGTTTTTCATGAAATAAATGTCGGCCGGGGCGGTACTATTAATGAAGGGATCAAACTTGCAAAAGGTAAAATAGTCGGATATTTAGATATAGATTTGGAAGTGCACGCCAGAAACATACCTGTAATGATACATGCGATAAAAAGCGGCAATGATATCGCTACGGCTTTTAGAGTTTATAAGATCAGTTTGGCGCCATATGATATTTTACGCTATATATTAAGCATCGGCTATAGAAAACTTCTACGGCTTTTGCTGAAAACCCCGCTTCATGATACTGAAGCAGGCTGTAAGTTTTTTTCGAGGGAAAAAATACTGCCTCTAATTGATAAAACACAGAACAAACGCTGGTTCTGGGATACTGAAATAATGACGTTATCCTACCTGTCCGGACTGAAAATAGTGGAAATACCCTGCCAGTTTATAAGAAGATTAGACAAAATATCCAGTATAAATTTATTTAAAGACATAAGGGACGACTTGCTATCTTTGCTGGAGTTTAAGAATACTTTAAAAGATAAAACAAAATAAAGAGGTTCTCTTTAATACGGCAGTAGTTCTAAGTCTCCAAATTAAGCTATTAAGTGAAGCGTGTATGATTGATAGATTAAAAGTAAAAAATATATTACTTATTATAGAAACGCCTAAAATACAACATAATTATCCGAGCTCATTGCCACCCTTAGGGATTTTATATCTTTGTGCGGTACTTGAAAAAAATGGTTTCAACTGTGATGTTGTAGATGCAAATATTACCCCTTATGACATCGATATTATTGAGAACTATGATCTTGTAGGATTTTCATTGTTTTGCTCTAATGTAGAATCAACTTTTGATAAAATTAAAATTGCACGAAACAAATATCCTGATAAACTTGTAATTATGGGCGGACCGCATTGTGAAGCTTTTATCGAAGATTACTGTCAAAACCCTGACCTCAATGCTATATTTATCGGTGAAAGTGAAAATACTTTAATTCAATATTTAACTATACCTATTAGCACAGATTTAAAAAGTGTTTATTATCGCGACGAGCTATCATCTAAATTCATATACAATGGCCCCAGCAGCGCTTTCCCTGATTTAGATCAACTGCCTATACCTTCTTATAATAAGCTCCCTTTAAATAAATATAGCTTTAATGTCAGTAAAAAATCGCCGGTTGTTTCAATTATCACTTCGCGGGGATGCCCGTTTAATTGCTCCTTTTGCTATCACAGCCATGGGAAGAAATGGCGGCCAAGATCACCTAAAAACATAGTTGATGAAATTGAGTTCCTGAAAAATGAGATGAATGTAGATGAGATATCAATTCACGATGACAATTTTTCAATAGACAAACTGCGTGTTATTGATATCTGTAACTTGATTGTACAAAGAAATATAAATGTATATATTCAAATTACAAGCGGTATTAGAGCCGATATGTGCGATGAAGAAATGTTAAAAAATCTTAAGAATGCAGGTTTATGGCTTATTAATGTCAATCCAGAAAGCGGGAATGAGGATACCTTAAGTAAAATAAAAAAGGGGTCATCTTTAGGACATGTTAAAAATTTAGTAAATCTCTGCAGGAAACACAAAATAAAGACTTTTGCTAATTTTATTATAGGGTTCCCCTGGGAAGGAGAAAAAGAGATAAGAAATACTCATGATTTTGCGTTAAAACTTAATACAGATTTTGCTCATTTTGCAAAACTGACCATATTTCCAAAAACTCAACTGTATTCTGATTTCCACAACTTGTTTTATATGTCTCCGTTTAAAGATATAGCTTTTTTTTCCGGTGAAACTTCCGCACCAAACCTTCATGGATTGACACCTGCAAAAATAGATAATTGGATCAAAAAATGTGTCAAAGATTTTTATTTACGGCCGCAAACAATTATTTATTTACTGCAGACGCTCTCTTTCAAAAAACTATTACGTTTGTTTTTATTTACTCTAAAAACAAAAAACATTTAAACTTGCAGGAGCGTTTAAAAAATAAACAAAAGATAGGGATGTAAAGTGAATAAAAGAAATACTGTATTAGCGGCTATTATAGCGGCTATTTTTGTGTTACATATCGCCAATGCCTTATATCAAGGGAAGATACTCCCCAACTGTGCAAGGAGCAATGATGAAGGCATGAATACTAGTCCTATGCATTTCCTACGCCCAATGGACGTAAATCCAAGTTATCCGCCCTTATATGGATTTAACTGGTATTTTATAGAGAAAGTAGTAGGCAAGAATTGGACTTTGATTTATCTTTGTAATAATTCCATATATTTTCTTCTGCTGCTCATATTCCTTTACCTCCTTGGCAAAGCAGTAAAGGATACCGAGACAGGTCTGCTTTCTGCGTTGATAGTTTCCTTGTACCCTTTGGTCGCCGCCGGTTTTAACAGGTATTGCATGGATTTTGCCCTGCTGCCCCTTATTATAATGTTCCTTTATTTTCTTTACAAGTCAGACTATTTCTTAAATACCGGATACAGCGTCCTTGCGGGAGTTACGGTCATCTATGGAGTTATGCTTAAGGAGTCTTTTCCAGCTTTTATTGCTGGACCGGTTTTATATGTTTTTTTTATATCAACTAAAGATATTCTAAAAAGAAGCTTCAAACGAATTATTACGGTTTCTATTATATTTATTTCTTCTGCGGCTACAGCAATAGCCTTTTTCGGTTTTAAATACTTTTATTTTTTATTCTGGCAATGCATATTCCACGAACCTTCTGGACACGCCTGGTACCGTTTTCATAATCTCAGGTTGTTCTGGGTAGGGCTTTGGGAAAGCCAATTATCCGTTCTTTTCTTTTTAGTGCTGATATCCGGAATATTTTATTTTATGAAAGAAAAAGATATGCGTTTAAAAATAACGGTTATATCTTCGATTATTATTCCCAATTTGATTTTAATATTGATGCCGCACTGGAAATCTGAA
The Candidatus Liberimonas magnetica DNA segment above includes these coding regions:
- a CDS encoding dehydrogenase yields the protein MPKIPHLSRQFNEKPLIIGFGPAGMFAALELIERGLKPLIFEQGKRIEERSIDIQRFIGQRVLDTESNFQFGEGGAGAYSDGKLFSKIKNNSKHVTKVFDTFIKFGAPKDIGIIQKPHLGTDVLIRIVKKIREYILESGCEIHYGSKLTHILVSGGKAAGVVINNENEYNSSRIYLAIGHSARDTFEMLHKKGICLEQKPISVGLRIEHPVKIINSIRRAGEIKDPSSIEASNYSFTYMDRKAKRGVHTFCMCPGGEIVNASSENGLLVLNGMSYSTRSSAYSNSALVVTCNTEDYTSPGPLAGIEFQRAIELKAFIQGGGKWHAPAQNLIDFMLGRISSNLNANSYKMGVVSANLKDIFPQFIIDMLFSAFNYWKKEYPLFVSEEAILLGAETRTSCPLIIKRNDAYESENTENLFPIGEGSGYAGGITSSAADAIKAVEASIDKT
- a CDS encoding glycosyltransferase family 39 protein codes for the protein MNNRNTVLALIIAAIFVLHIANALYQGKMLPNCARTNDEGMNSWDMQFTDPFSVNTSYPPLYGFNSYFIEKLVGKNWTLLYVFNNSMYFLLLLIFLYLLGKAVKDTETGLLSALIVSLYPLVAAGYNRYCMDFALLSLIVIFLYFLYRSDYFLNTGYSVLAGVAVVYGVMLKESFPAFIAGPVLYVFYQSLKDILRRSFKRIITISVIFISTVAVAISFFGFNYFYFLFWQSMLLEPVNHVWTGFGTFLFYHIRLFWIGLWESQLSIPFFLLLIPGIYCFAKEKDTRLQITVFSSIIIPNLFVMLMPHWKSERHLLPQLAVLAFISAFSLRKLIDSYSGKAIISLLIIVGILQVYDFTYDKIGLSKLEYKSFYYWHTEYMELSVNTKLKKTETCINIFKALLDNINETERTGIKKNKYKVLVLPAHAMDSKGIVLLHSYFLFNLGKYVKDKDYYSLVRRLNASGDKTVGIDYIIQAATKDSKRESLYNLNMLEQILRETAENASGQVDLKIMENKWASLVKNFEDRGLIYRGKEYDFYLYQRRAISSYMQFFVLPLKIYGVAK
- a CDS encoding DegT/DnrJ/EryC1/StrS aminotransferase family protein; its protein translation is MKSKRKGLIAFGRPLIENDEIKEVVKTLKSGWITTGPKVAEFENLFKEYVGSKYALAVNSCTSGLHLALLVAGIRPGDEVITSPMTFAATANQIIHAGAVPVFADIDRNSMNIDPKEIEKKITGRTKAILPVHFAGRACDMDAILRIAKKYNFIILNDAAHAIETKYKGKNIGCYGNITVYSFHATKNITTGEGGMVTTNNKEYAKKIKMYGFHGINKDSTKRYSFNKYNHYSVSYPGYKYNMMDIQASLGIRQLKKIERYSRIRKYIWDKYNDAFKDLPCSTPKEAEPLTRHAYHLYNLLIDVDSLKTSRDRILNELINENIGAGVHYLALHLHEFYAKTFGYKRGDFPNAEYISDRTISLPLSPGLTNKNVNDIIRKVKKVLNSHKR
- a CDS encoding glycosyltransferase yields the protein MNYDVSIIITSYNEENLLEAGVNEIIKVMEQSGYSHELIFIDDCSSDKTRYLILKLVKDKPNRSYVFHEINVGRGGTINEGIKLAKGKIVGYLDIDLEVHARNIPVMIHAIKSGNDIATAFRVYKISLAPYDILRYILSIGYRKLLRLLLKTPLHDTEAGCKFFSREKILPLIDKTQNKRWFWDTEIMTLSYLSGLKIVEIPCQFIRRLDKISSINLFKDIRDDLLSLLEFKNTLKDKTK
- a CDS encoding B12-binding domain-containing radical SAM protein → MIDRLKVKNILLIIETPKIQHNYPSSLPPLGILYLCAVLEKNGFNCDVVDANITPYDIDIIENYDLVGFSLFCSNVESTFDKIKIARNKYPDKLVIMGGPHCEAFIEDYCQNPDLNAIFIGESENTLIQYLTIPISTDLKSVYYRDELSSKFIYNGPSSAFPDLDQLPIPSYNKLPLNKYSFNVSKKSPVVSIITSRGCPFNCSFCYHSHGKKWRPRSPKNIVDEIEFLKNEMNVDEISIHDDNFSIDKLRVIDICNLIVQRNINVYIQITSGIRADMCDEEMLKNLKNAGLWLINVNPESGNEDTLSKIKKGSSLGHVKNLVNLCRKHKIKTFANFIIGFPWEGEKEIRNTHDFALKLNTDFAHFAKLTIFPKTQLYSDFHNLFYMSPFKDIAFFSGETSAPNLHGLTPAKIDNWIKKCVKDFYLRPQTIIYLLQTLSFKKLLRLFLFTLKTKNI
- a CDS encoding glycosyltransferase family 39 protein, translating into MNKRNTVLAAIIAAIFVLHIANALYQGKILPNCARSNDEGMNTSPMHFLRPMDVNPSYPPLYGFNWYFIEKVVGKNWTLIYLCNNSIYFLLLLIFLYLLGKAVKDTETGLLSALIVSLYPLVAAGFNRYCMDFALLPLIIMFLYFLYKSDYFLNTGYSVLAGVTVIYGVMLKESFPAFIAGPVLYVFFISTKDILKRSFKRIITVSIIFISSAATAIAFFGFKYFYFLFWQCIFHEPSGHAWYRFHNLRLFWVGLWESQLSVLFFLVLISGIFYFMKEKDMRLKITVISSIIIPNLILILMPHWKSERYIMPQLSVLAFISAFSLRKIIESSWGKIVIAFLIIAGILQVYDLTYDKIGLSKLQYKGLYYWNEEHIKDTLDCRSILSLKELKHV